The Erythrolamprus reginae isolate rEryReg1 chromosome 3, rEryReg1.hap1, whole genome shotgun sequence genome contains a region encoding:
- the AFG3L2 gene encoding mitochondrial inner membrane m-AAA protease component AFG3L2, whose amino-acid sequence MAHRCLWLSRGCCRRTPTGVPGGQPHFWSRGRAVPSRSLKQLHDKMISQVPTNRSSVLVNVIAAYQKHFSQPPKGFEKYFPGGKKPNDVKDPSEESKDAKEAESQQPSKSGSGGGGSSGGGKKGGKKEDSNWWSRLQKGDFPWDDREFRYYFISTSLFWSLVIYYIMFRNSGREITWKDFVNNYLSKGVVDKLEVVNKRFVRVIFIPGKSPVDGQFLWFNIGSVDTFERNLETAQQEMGIEGENKLPVVYSAESDGSFLLNMLPTVLIIGFLLYSIRRGAAGLGRGGRGMGGLFSVGETTAKVLKDEIDVKFKDVAGCEEAKLEIMEFVNFLKNPKQYQDLGAKIPKGAILTGPPGTGKTLLAKATAGEANVPFITVNGSEFLEMFVGVGPARVRDLFVLARKNAPCILFIDEIDAVGRKRGRSNFGGQSEQENTLNQLLVEMDGFNTTTNVVVLAGTNRPDILDPALLRPGRFDRQIFIGPPDIKGRASIFKVHLRPLKLDTTMNKDNLARKLASLTPGFSGADIANVCNEAALIAARHLADAINQKHFEQAIERVIGGLEKKTQVLQPEEKKTVAYHEAGHAVAGWFLEHADPLLKVSIIPRGKGLGYAQYLPKEQYLYTKEQLLDRMCMTLGGRVSEQVFFGRITTGAQDDLKKVTQSAYAQIVQFGMNEKVGQISFDLPRQGDMVLEKPYSEATARLIDDEVRKLINEAYERTLSLLTNKKAEVEKVALRLLEKEVLDKSDMVEMLGPRPFAEKSTYEEFVEGTGSLDEDTSLPEGLKDWNKEREEKEEAIDEGTARQIRGHVPF is encoded by the exons ATGGCTCATCGCTGCCTCTGGCTGTCGCGCGGTTGctgccggcgcacccctaccggAGTCCCCGGAGGTCAGCCGCACTTTTGGTCCCGAGGTCGAGCTGTCCCTTCCCGCTCCTTGAAACAG CTTCATGATAAAATGATCTCCCAGGTTCCTACAAACAGAAGCAGTGTCCTTGTAAATGTAATTGCTGCTTACCAAAAACACTTTTCCCAACCTCCAAAAG gatttgaaaaatattttcctgGGGGAAAGAAACCAAATGATGTAAAAGATCCTAGTGAGGAATCCAAAG ATGCAAAGGAGGCTGAGTCCCAGCAGCCTTCCAAATCTGGCAGTGGAGGTGGAGGAAGTAGTGGTGGAGGCAAAAAAGGTGGCAAGAAAGAAGATTCTAACTGGTGGTCAAGATTACAAAAG ggTGATTTTCCCTGGGATGATAGAGAGTTCCGATATTATTTCATCTCAACTTCTCTTTTCTGGTCTCTGGTAATCTATTATATTatgttcaggaattctggaagagaAATCACATGGAAAGACTTTGTCAACAATTATCTTTCCAAAGGAGTC gtgGACAAACTAGAAGTAGTGAACAAACGCTTTGTCAGAGTCATCTTTATTCCAGGGAAATCTCCTGTTGATGGG CAATTTCTTTGGTTTAATATTGGGAGTGTGGATACATTTGAGCGGAACCTGGAAACTGCCCAACAGGAGATGGGCATAGAAGGAGAAAACAAATTGCCAGTAGTATATTCTGCAGAAAGTGATGG tTCGTTTCTGCTGAATATGCTGCCAACAGTCCTTATAATTGGCTTTTTGCTATATTCAATAAGAAGAGGAGCAGCTGGATTAGGCCGAGGAGGTCGGGGAATGGGAGGACTCTTCAGTGTTGGTGAAACAACTGCTAAAGTCCTAAAAGATGAAATAGATGTGAAGTTCAAAGATGTAGCTGGCTGTGAAGAGGCTAAATTAGAGATAATGGAGTTTGTTAACTTTCTGAAAAACCCAAAGCAGTATCAAGATCTTGGAGCAAAGATCCCAAAG GGTGCTATTCTGACTGGACCCCCAGGCACTGGAAAAACCCTTCTAGCAAAAGCAACAGCAGGGGAAGCCAACGTTCCTTTTATTACAGTCAATGGGTCTGAATTCTTAGAGATGTTTGTTGGTGTGGGTCCTGCTAGA GTTCGTGATTTATTTGTTCTGGCTCGTAAAAATGCACCTTGCATTCTCTTCATTGATGAAATAGATGCAgtgggaagaaagagaggaaggagtaaCTTTGGAGGGCAAAGTGAACAAGAAAATACACTCAATCAACTCCTAGTGGAAATGGATG GTTTTAACACCACAACAAACGTTGTCGTCTTGGCAGGCACCAACAGACCAGATATCCTGGATCCTGCACTTCTGAGGCCAGGTCGTTTTGATAGACAGATCTTCATTG GGCCACCAGATATAAAGGGAAGAGCATCTATTTTCAAAGTTCACCTTAGACCTCTTAAGTTGGACACTACCATGAATAAAGATAATTTAGCACGGAAACTTGCATCACTAACTCCTGGATTTTCAG GTGCGGATATAGCTAATGTATGCAATGAAGCTGCCTTAATTGCTGCAAGACATCTTGCAGATGCCATCAATCAAAAGCATTTTGAGCAAGCTATTGAAAGAGTTATAGGAG GCCTGGAAAAGAAAACACAAGTGTTGcaaccagaagaaaaaaaaacagttgcATATCATGAAGCTGGCCATGCAGTTGCTGGATGGTTTCTGGAACATGCTGATCCACTTCTGAAG GTATCTATTATTCCTCGTGGGAAAGGACTGGGTTATGCTCAGTATTTGCCAAAAGAACAGTATCTGTACACTAAAGAACAGCTTCTGGACAGAATGTGTATGACTTTGGGAGGACGTGTGTCAGAACAAGTCTTCTTTGGAAGAATTACAACAGGTGCTCAAGATGACCTAAAGAAAGTTACTCAGAGTGCATATGCTCAG ATTGTTCAATTTGGAATGAATGAAAAAGTTGGCCAAATTTCATTCGATCTTCCCCGGCAAGGAGACATGGTGTTAGAAAAACCCTACAGTGAAGCAACTGCAAGATTGATAGATGATGAAGTGCGTAAACTTATTAATGAAGCTTACGAAAGGACACTATCACTACTTACTAATAAGAAGGCTGAGGTAGAAAAG GTGGCTTTAAGGCTTTTAGAGAAAGAGGTTTTGGATAAGAGTGATATGGTTGAAATGCTTGGGCCCCGTCCTTTTGCTGAAAAATCTACCTATGAAGAATTTGTGGAAGGCACGGGCAGCCTAGATGAAGATACCTCACTTCCAGAAGGCCTTAAAGACTGGAACAAAGAACgcgaggagaaagaagaggcaaTAGATGAGGGAACGGCCAGGCAAATCAGAGGACATGTGCCGTTTTAG